The Neodiprion lecontei isolate iyNeoLeco1 chromosome 6, iyNeoLeco1.1, whole genome shotgun sequence sequence GAGGTAGCAgggtagtgaaaaaaaaaaatctactactagatgtggaaaaaattttgggcAGTGATGCGTATAATGCCATTTCTAGGTTCTTGAagagagtttaaaaaataattaaataattgaatgtaTGGTCATATCTTTCGTGACTTATTATTAcctactactattattattattattattattattattattattattattgttttattaattaaGGACGTTTTGGCAGCAGTAATGAGAATTATAtgtaatttattgttatattaaaaatctaaCGTCTATCTAAGTGGTGTCATTGTACATATAAtacttaaaaacaaaaaaaaaaaaaagaaatgcacGGCAGTGCATCAGTTATAATGATTTATAACTATTATGTATAACAGGAATGTATAAGTGAAGTGAATTAAATTACACGAGATAATGAACGGAACacaaggaaaacaaaaatgatttccAGTAAAAGTAAACCCGGAACGTATTGCTCATTTGGATAGTTAAAGGTATCATATTATTCGGTTACGTTTGAGATATCGAAATATAATTTGCGTATAATAGTTatagtttttttctctccaataCGGAGCTACAGAGgggtgtttaaaattttctgtcGTGTTCTTTGGCCAGTGCATATTCTTGCTGATATGAATAATACCTTGTAAAATGCatacacaatattttctttcggCCGGAACTCGATATTCCACCTTATACTGGTGCATCTATGTGTAtctatgtaattttttcataatattctCGTAAACTATACGTGTTGTGCGATTCTTATCATTTAATCAATCACGttcataaatttattttcccgtCCAGGTACGTAAACAAAAAGATCGATGATCAAAGGTAAAATTGTTGAATCCGGCatcagaaagaaaaaaatacgagcTGGTACGGGAAAACGGggattcaatttactttagaaattcaaatccCCATGCGATTATCTGTATCAATCACAAGCTGATTCTGAAAACAGAGATAATTCTGCATATTTCATGTTTatataagaaaacaaaatgacCAAAATCTTATATCACCGAACTTGAGAAATGTTtagttaattttattctttttgctGTAGTCGCTATCGTTCCGTATGTACGACGCATATAGTTGCCAAATATTAGAAGTACAGAAACAGGaaacagaatgaaaaaaaattaagagaaaaatCTTTGATTGTTCTACGTGAACAAAGTACACCTTATACGATaaaaggtatatatatatatatatttatgtaaataaagtaGAAAGCAATAGGATTTCAGATGTAGCTCGCGACCGATTTAATATAACACGTTCATTTCGGTAGTTTACCAAAATTATATATtgtcagtaaaaaaaaaaaaaaaaaaacatatatataattccaTGAAGTTGTTATGTAGGCTTTAgtttgtgtataaaatttattataatgtatatcTAATAAATGAcctatataaaaaaatatatatatagatatatacaaatatattttcaaaataactaCTGTCTTAAATAAGATGATATAAATACATTAAACTTTATCATGAAGTGAAATAATGGTGTTGGATGAATGTCGGGGCTTGACTCGCATctaaattatgtatataaggCATTTCACCCCAAACCGATCTATGTCCGACCCTCACCATCggcgttttttttcttttacttataaatgttatttttaaGCTGAGGTTTATCACGTTTTAACGACTAGATTGTCGTTCAAGCCTATAGCTTCTAAACCAAAAATTTGCCCACTTCCACCttagtttcaaaatttttgtttcttaacaAAGAATTCATGAGAAAAATCTGAAGCCAATTGACTGAGGCTATTCCTCCGAAAATTGGGTTTTCGTATTTCTCGAAGCAGTAAGAATGAAACCCAGTATCCGAAAAATCTAAACCTCGGTAAACGATGGTCTTTTTGTACATTACATAAtacttaaaataaaataggtcGGTTTGCGGTGGAATGCCTGACACGTAATGAATCTTTGACTCGTCAGAGTTTTAACGTATGTTTATCTTTTCGTGTATGAAcgcagtaaaataaaattagggTGAGTATTTTTGataacttttatttattccaaTGTAAGTAAAATTATCTGAACAaacgatatacatatactttatacatatttatttcaactagcttttcatttttaatcatcTTCATTTTACTATTGGCTTGCAATATTACAtatgatatttaaaaatagtaTGTAgcttaataaaatattttttgacaaagAACGGATACACCCTGTAGTTGGTAACCGTCACTCAAATCAACACGCATCATTTATTTCTATATCAGttaaataatagtaataaagaATCCTTAAACTTTAGAGTacagtattttatatttgggaaagtcattttcattattatccAACTCGACATTGCATAGTTTATTATTCACAAATAATATACTCGTATTTTGTTTTCCGGATTAAGTGGACATATacataattctttttttcttttgtctttttttttttcaattactttttgCATATTTGTCTGATCCGCTAGAGCGCATATTTCTATCCCATGGGGGTGTCCTTCATGATTAAAGTTCGtaatatgtattattattctcgCATCATAAAATgactgaaaatattatatactcgGGGCAAAAAGTAAATAACGCTGCATAAACAAGCCGTGCACATGAATTAGAGAAAATATTCCGGGAAaatcgaaatcaaattttatgcATGAAATTTTAACGTCGGATAggaaaaatcttcaaaaaatgttaattGTTTCTAGGAATGGAGTGGATTCGTacgaaattaatgaaaaatgaacacTGAACTTGTGTTGAGAGAATTTATGCAGCTGTCATAAATTTAGGTAAGAATCCATTGCGTCTATTCCTCTTCATTTCCGTTAAAAATGCGTCCGATGGTGTTTCGATGTAATtacattttatcaaattttcattctcatctACTCACTGTGATGTTCagtttcaaaattgtatttcaCAGCAAATCATAAGTCAGTTCGCTCGTTTTCGCGttagattatttttaacgAGAACGGAATTGAGAACTGACGTTCAAAAACCTTACTAAATTCGACACAAGTGGTTTTAGTCACTGAATAACAAACTGACAAactatttttaaacttgtGTACGGATACGATTAGATGTGCCGGTGAGAGAAACAATctcgaatcaaaagttacaccATTTCAatctaaaaaattaatattatgaGTTGTATAAACAATTAACGAATTACAAGCTTgaaatattaacaaatatcaaacaataaaaatataagaacATAGAAATGTATAtagtaatttattttacttgttTTCAAGAATTTCGAAAGTTTTGTATATGATATTCACTCCTGAattctggtttttcaattacttgaaTAAGAATAAGTTGTTCtgtattcaataatttataaatcaacgaatttttaatggataaattttttagcagcttttaaaaaaaatatttattgctgtTAATATCTATTCAAAGCGATGAAAGATTTTCTTGATGAACAAACATCATGAATCGGCCATTTTTGTATCGAGATGACATTTTCTATTGCAgttgtaaaaagtaaaaatacaTAATACCAATATAccagaaaattataaattcacgcgCAATACGTGAgcaatttcataaatttgcTATTGACATGAAATGTTGAATGGCAAGCaaattaaaaagaagaaaaagaattaaaaaaaaaaaaaaattatcatgtGATAGATTATACTACAACCCAGCGAAAAAGCAATGTTGAAATCCTTAGAAAGGTGATACATGcactgataattatacatattgcCTATTATACAACAGGAAACATGGTCTTTTTGAAAGACACCCTTGTATTTGGTATAATTTAATCACgttattagtgaaaaaatttatcatccaTATGCTTATGTACATTCTATTCAATGACTTTCAACGTGTGCCTGAAGGTCTTCAAGAGTGAGGAACGGTTTCTCACACAAGAAGCAAACGTGAGCGTTACCATTATGCATGTCAACATGTTCCGAAAGTTCTGCTTCAGTTTTAAATGTCTCATCACATATAGCGCAGAGAAATTCTTCGCGTATTATCGACCGTCCTGCCGATTCTTTTTCCCACTTCGCTATAGCGAGCTCTTCTTCGTGAGACTGCATATGGAGGGCTAACAATACTTCGGATGTAAATCCGTTTGTACATTGCTCGCACTTAAACATTACCTCCAACTTTTTGTTATCACTTTCGCTGGTTATATTTATTAGATTCGGATTGTCGTCTTGGTCATCGCAGAGATGTTTTTCCACATGAGTTTCCAGGGCATCTTCATTATCCAGCGAATCGCCACAGATTGCACATTGATATTCTTCTTTCCCAGAACCATTATCTTCTTCGCTTTCATCATTACAATGCTGCTGCAGATGGTCTTTTAGTATTTCTTGGTCTGTGAACTTTTTATCACAAACAAAACATGTGTATATCTCTTTGTCTGTCGCaggcttttctttttcacattgCTCTATACTTATGGTATTCGAATCAGCTGCACGTTGAGCTACCGTTCCTTGGGTACTAGTAACATTGACTACGTTTTTACTACTTTCGCCAGACTCAATGTTGTCAATATTAAATTCTGATTCGTCGTGAGTCTCCAGGTGGGTGACCAACAACTTTTCTGTTCTGAAAGTTGAGTTACAAACGTAGCATTTGTGAAATTTCGCTGTTCGGCAAGTGTGGATTCTAACTAATCTTGCGTCAACTACCTCGTGACATCGCTTACAGCGCATCATACGTCGTTTCTTAGGTTTTGGAACAGCGTCAATACATGAAACTGTCTTATGAGATGTGGTatgttcttctttttcgtgTAAGGTAGCAAAACTTTGTTTACAGGTATTGCATGAAtatttagattgattcagttcCTCCTCGATATtgtattgattttcaaaatctgtgGAAAACTTCACTCTCTTTGTTCCCAATTTATCAGTTACAGACTGCAATGGTAAACTTTTGGTTGTTGTATCACATTCGACAGTTTCACAAATTGCCTTCTTAACTTGTTTAACATTAGACAAGTCATCAACATGTCTCTTGCGCAATGCGTTTAGAACTTCATCAGATATGGCGAAATTCTTACGACCTCTAGGACCacataattttcttctttggGGCTCGCTTGTTTTTGAAGACTCAGAGAtcgaattcaaattattttgaatttcttttggAGTGGAAGTTACAGTTCGATCGTCTGAATTCACAGTATCATCAGATTCAACAGGCATTAGCTTGAACGTTCGATATTGTAGTGGAGAGTCATTCTGTCTGTCGTTGTAAGTTGCATTTCCATCTTCAATATACGAGTTGTTAGATTTTTGACTTTCCATGGATgggaaattatttattttatacctctTCCCTACTTTGTTTATATCCAATCTCATAAGCAAGACTTTAGgttggaatatttttgaacgTGTTGCTGCTTTGATAAATGCTGGTGAAAAGGTTGATGATTTTTGATTATGAAGTGTTGTTACCTTGCTTAAGGgggtttttttcaattttaaagaTGTCTCGATATTCTTTCTAATTGCTTTTTCTACAATTGCTTTCAGCTGCTGATCCAATGTTTGGAAAGAGTCTTTTGGCTTGCTATTCACTTCGTCAGTGCACGGTAGTACATCCTTGTGCGATAGCCTGTCCTTCATatctttttcaacaaaagcaGCTAACTCAGCCTGAACCTTTTGCAAGGCTTCTAATTCTGTACCCTCAACTTCAATATTCAAACACCTTTCAACATTTCTTTTGTCGTCATTATCAATTATTGATTTTGGGTTTATTCTTCGGAGTTGTACAGCATCGATGATATCTGTGTTACGCTCCTGACTGTTTTCATCCATGTTTGTGCCGTTACCATCCAGAGAAGAGTTTTTCGAATCAGATTTTATATAATGATGTTCCGAGAGGACCAGTGTTGACGTTACAATGTAAGTAGCATTTCCAACTTCAATCTCGGATTTAATTGGTTGTGGGTTAAAGATAGATAAAATGTTGGTTAGACTATCATTGCTTCCTTCCATTGTTTTAGATTGTGAGTGCAGAACGTGTTCCTTCAATCTTGATTCGTTTAAAGTACAGCTGTTCTCTTTTTCATTCGCAGcttcttctttctcattatttgTTTCAGTactattttcgtttcttgCAGAGTTTTGTACATTCCTTGCGTCACTCGTCGAACCTTTCTCAagcgttattttcttttgatacCTTGTTTTGTGTTTGTTCACTCCGGAATCTGTTTGAGGAATTAAAATTGCATCGCTATCGTATTTAATGCCGTATTCACCTTTCATATCTgtttctaaatttttcaaagctttAGCTAATCTCCTTTGTTTCACAACTTCTTTATCCGCGTTTGTCTTTGCGCGAGCTTTTTGAACTGGTGATAATTTCGAGTCATTATCTGATATAATAGAATCAGTATCCGAAGCATATTTACCCGTAGCAGCCAGAAGAGCTTTTTTCCTCGCCACCCATCGTTTGGTTGATGCTCTTCGCTTTGCAGTAGTCCTACCACGTCTCCCTCCAAAATGTTTAATTCTCATAGGAACCAATGTAGGCTTTGGATGGAGTTCCAATTCCTGAGATTTGGATTCtacttgattatttttcttgctttTATCATGTTCGGGCGTTGATGATTTTTGATCTAGCATCGCTGTATCTTCTTCTTTGAAGCTAGAAGTTATTGGATCATCCTCTGGTATAAACATATCCCTTAATTCAGATTGATCAGTAACATATTCCACTCTTGTGAACTCTAGAGGTGCCACTGGAATATTGATCTTCTTAACTTTTTTCTGTCGACAAAAAATATCTCTTATTCAGCAGACAAGATTTTGATATAGTAAACTAGAGCCTAGTAATTTTCACAATCACGTGATCCAAAAATAACGTGACTGAAAGTAACTGTGTTAAAgtcagattttgaaatatctGATATGAATTGTAGAAGTATGGAACTTTATGATTAGACTTCAAGTGTAATTCTATTTATTAGGTTTTACTGCTTTTATAAGAAAGGAAGTGATAAATAAGGAGTATTGGGAAACCTGAAATACGTAAACGAAAACGTTAAGGTCCCTTGGAGATGTAGAAGTTAACAGCCGCAGCTGACTTGCGATCAGCCTAAATACATGAGCGTTACTCAGCAGCAAGTAACCATGCGGCTGCCAACTTGAACGTAAATCTCCAGCACAATACCACTCACCGTGCCAGGATTTTCAGACAAAGTTTCCGTTTCACTTGCTTGTAAACCATATCTTCTCTTAGAATTGTTAGATTCCAGCTGTAAAAGACGAATAGCTACTTTcagtttatgaaaaaattatttggttACGCAGGAGTTGTACGCGAATCACATATAACGATGTTTGAGTCAAGCGTTGAGTTTATTTTGATTGTCTTTGTCAAAATAGGACAGgtatgtttattatttcaatgatATGGGTAAATAGATACTTACGGTGGAATCATTGATCTCACTAGCATCCAAATGGGCGAGCAGCACTTCATTCGACTTGATGAAT is a genomic window containing:
- the LOC107225948 gene encoding uncharacterized protein LOC107225948 isoform X1, with protein sequence MSNKRKIFDVDTKCRLCLGDEGYMSYLFEDTLLPKVENITKCTSIIIREDDDLPNKVCHLCLYKLDMWNEFKEQFIKSNEVLLAHLDASEINDSTLESNNSKRRYGLQASETETLSENPGTKKVKKINIPVAPLEFTRVEYVTDQSELRDMFIPEDDPITSSFKEEDTAMLDQKSSTPEHDKSKKNNQVESKSQELELHPKPTLVPMRIKHFGGRRGRTTAKRRASTKRWVARKKALLAATGKYASDTDSIISDNDSKLSPVQKARAKTNADKEVVKQRRLAKALKNLETDMKGEYGIKYDSDAILIPQTDSGVNKHKTRYQKKITLEKGSTSDARNVQNSARNENSTETNNEKEEAANEKENSCTLNESRLKEHVLHSQSKTMEGSNDSLTNILSIFNPQPIKSEIEVGNATYIVTSTLVLSEHHYIKSDSKNSSLDGNGTNMDENSQERNTDIIDAVQLRRINPKSIIDNDDKRNVERCLNIEVEGTELEALQKVQAELAAFVEKDMKDRLSHKDVLPCTDEVNSKPKDSFQTLDQQLKAIVEKAIRKNIETSLKLKKTPLSKVTTLHNQKSSTFSPAFIKAATRSKIFQPKVLLMRLDINKVGKRYKINNFPSMESQKSNNSYIEDGNATYNDRQNDSPLQYRTFKLMPVESDDTVNSDDRTVTSTPKEIQNNLNSISESSKTSEPQRRKLCGPRGRKNFAISDEVLNALRKRHVDDLSNVKQVKKAICETVECDTTTKSLPLQSVTDKLGTKRVKFSTDFENQYNIEEELNQSKYSCNTCKQSFATLHEKEEHTTSHKTVSCIDAVPKPKKRRMMRCKRCHEVVDARLVRIHTCRTAKFHKCYVCNSTFRTEKLLVTHLETHDESEFNIDNIESGESSKNVVNVTSTQGTVAQRAADSNTISIEQCEKEKPATDKEIYTCFVCDKKFTDQEILKDHLQQHCNDESEEDNGSGKEEYQCAICGDSLDNEDALETHVEKHLCDDQDDNPNLINITSESDNKKLEVMFKCEQCTNGFTSEVLLALHMQSHEEELAIAKWEKESAGRSIIREEFLCAICDETFKTEAELSEHVDMHNGNAHVCFLCEKPFLTLEDLQAHVESH
- the LOC107225948 gene encoding uncharacterized protein LOC107225948 isoform X2 → MSNKRKIFDVDTKCRLCLGDEGYMSYLFEDTLLPKVENITKCTSIIIREDDDLPNKVCHLCLYKLDMWNEFKEQFIKSNEVLLAHLDASEINDSTLESNNSKRRYGLQASETETLSENPGTKKVKKINIPVAPLEFTRVEYVTDQSELRDMFIPEDDPITSSFKEEDTAMLDQKSSTPEHDKSKKNNQVESKSQELELHPKPTLVPMRIKHFGGRRGRTTAKRRASTKRWVARKKALLAATDSGVNKHKTRYQKKITLEKGSTSDARNVQNSARNENSTETNNEKEEAANEKENSCTLNESRLKEHVLHSQSKTMEGSNDSLTNILSIFNPQPIKSEIEVGNATYIVTSTLVLSEHHYIKSDSKNSSLDGNGTNMDENSQERNTDIIDAVQLRRINPKSIIDNDDKRNVERCLNIEVEGTELEALQKVQAELAAFVEKDMKDRLSHKDVLPCTDEVNSKPKDSFQTLDQQLKAIVEKAIRKNIETSLKLKKTPLSKVTTLHNQKSSTFSPAFIKAATRSKIFQPKVLLMRLDINKVGKRYKINNFPSMESQKSNNSYIEDGNATYNDRQNDSPLQYRTFKLMPVESDDTVNSDDRTVTSTPKEIQNNLNSISESSKTSEPQRRKLCGPRGRKNFAISDEVLNALRKRHVDDLSNVKQVKKAICETVECDTTTKSLPLQSVTDKLGTKRVKFSTDFENQYNIEEELNQSKYSCNTCKQSFATLHEKEEHTTSHKTVSCIDAVPKPKKRRMMRCKRCHEVVDARLVRIHTCRTAKFHKCYVCNSTFRTEKLLVTHLETHDESEFNIDNIESGESSKNVVNVTSTQGTVAQRAADSNTISIEQCEKEKPATDKEIYTCFVCDKKFTDQEILKDHLQQHCNDESEEDNGSGKEEYQCAICGDSLDNEDALETHVEKHLCDDQDDNPNLINITSESDNKKLEVMFKCEQCTNGFTSEVLLALHMQSHEEELAIAKWEKESAGRSIIREEFLCAICDETFKTEAELSEHVDMHNGNAHVCFLCEKPFLTLEDLQAHVESH